Proteins from a genomic interval of Physeter macrocephalus isolate SW-GA chromosome 21, ASM283717v5, whole genome shotgun sequence:
- the ZCCHC12 gene encoding zinc finger CCHC domain-containing protein 12, whose product MASIIARVGNSRRQSARLPPWAHSMLRSLERSLGPLMANMAERNMKLFSGRVVPAQGEETFENWLTQVNGVLPDWNMSEEEKLKRLMKTLRGPAREVMRLLQAANPNLSVADFLHAMKLVFGESESSVTAHGRFFNTLQAQGEKASLYVIRLEVQLQNAIQAGIIAQKDANQSRLHQLLLGAELNGDLRFRLKNLLRMYANEQERLPSFLELIRMIREEEDWDDTFMKRKRAKRSESMVERATSPVAFGGSPPIVIGNADCNVIEIDDTPDDDSDEDVILVESQDPPLSFSSSPPPRRRARPRNQVLVIDSPNNSRAQSPCTSGGSGYKNDGPGDMRRTRKRKYTIRCSYCGEEGHSKETCDNESNKAQVFENLIITLQELTHTEEEGSREAPGEPSDPSEPQ is encoded by the coding sequence ATGGCCAGCATCATTGCGCGCGTGGGTAACAGCCGGCGGCAGAGCGCACGCTTGCCGCCTTGGGCCCATTCTATGCTAAGGTCCCTGGAGAGAAGTCTTGGTCCTTTGATGGCCAACATGGCAGAGAGAAACATGAAGTTGTTCTCGGGGAGGGTGGTGCCAGCCCAGGGGGAAGAAACCTTTGAAAACTGGCTGACCCAAGTCAATGGGGTCCTACCAGATTGGAATATGTCTGAGGAGGAAAAGCTCAAGCGCTTGATGAAAACCCTGAGGGGCCCCGCGCGGGAGGTCATGCGTTTGCTGCAGGCGGCCAACCCCAATCTAAGTGTGGCAGATTTCTTGCACGCCATGAAATTGGTGTTTGGGGAGTCTGAAAGCAGTGTGACCGCTCATGGTAGATTTTTTAACACCCTGCAGGCACAAGGGGAGAAAGCCTCCCTTTACGTGATCCGTTTAGAGGTGCAGCTCCAGAATGCTATTCAGGCAGGGATCATAGCTCAGAAAGATGCAAACCAGAGTCGCCTGCACCAGCTCCTTTTAGGGGCTGAGCTGAATGGGGACCTGCGCTTCAGGCTGAAGAATCTTCTCAGGATGTATGCAAATGAGCAGGAGCGTCTCCCCAGTTTCCTGGAGTTAATCAGAATGATAAGGGAGGAAGAGGATTGGGATGACACTTTTATGAAACGGAAGCGGGCCAAGAGATCTGAGTCAATGGTGGAGAGGGCAACTAGCCCAGTGGCATTTGGGGGCTCCCCACCCATAGTGATCGGTAATGCCGACTGCAACGTGATAGAGATAGATGATACCCCCGACGATGACTCAGATGAGGATGTGATCCTGGTGGAGTCTCAGGACCCTCCACTTTCATTCTCGAGTTCTCCTCCCCCCAGACGCAGGGCCAGACCTCGGAATCAAGTGCTAGTCATTGATTCCCCCAACAATTCCAGGGCTCAGTCTCCTTGTACCAGCGGGGGTTCTGGGTATAAGAATGATGGTCCTGGGGATATGCGTAGAACCAGGAAGCGAAAATACACAATCCGCTGTTCGTACTGTGGAGAGGAGGGCCACTCAAAGGAAACCTGTGACAATGAGAGCAACAAGGCCCAGGTGTTTGAGAACCTGATTATCACCCTGCAGGAGCTGACACATACCGAGGAGGAGGGGTCAAGAGAGGCCCCTGGCGAACCCAGTGACCCTTCTGAGCCACAGTGA